In a single window of the Rhodamnia argentea isolate NSW1041297 chromosome 2, ASM2092103v1, whole genome shotgun sequence genome:
- the LOC115738583 gene encoding uncharacterized protein LOC115738583, producing the protein MAFIPQSYSHFSTFAGDDLYAHESLAQAVEAGRNVGGPPLWSAEELLPRHGMLSSQQHQKVISSVPTFQTYATDFHEERITPAFPEAVINYGSSSYGVVDKPQSFGNLLSRDDQSYVCELLGNGACPFMSGDFEPTHRAAGDHCKWNIKVQEEPLPEECNLKVGRYSVEERKRRILRYLKKRNERNFNKTIKYACRKSLADRRVRIRGRFARNSNSCAEGMAAAKKNEYPQLEKDLFFGDDVQMKRDEEDEWVQEALADLLYLPYTSAAVGDRYLGAYETML; encoded by the exons TCTCTGGCTCAAGCCGTTGAAGCCGGAAGAAATGTGGGAGGTCCGCCATTGTGGAGTGCTGAAGAATTATTGCCTCGCCATGGGATGTTGTCGTCACAGCAACATCAGAAAGTCATCTCATCTGTTCCGACATTCCAGACATACGCGACCGACTTCCATGAAGAAAGGATCACGCCTGCATTTCCCGAAGCTGTGATCAACTACGGATCATCATCCTACGGGGTTGTCGACAAACCACAAAGCTTTGGCAACTTATTGTCGCGAGACGATCAGTCCTATGTCTGCGAATTATTGGGAAATGGAGCCTGCCCATTCATGTCTGGTGATTTTGAGCCAACTCACCGTGCCGCTGGAGACCATTGCAAATGG AATATAAAGGTTCAAGAAGAGCCATTACCTGAAGAGTGCAACCTCAAAGTTGGGAGATACTCGGTGGAAGAAAGGAAACGTAGGATTCTCAGATATCTGAAGAAGAGAAACGAGAGGAATTTCAACAAAACAATTAAG TATGCGTGCCGCAAATCTCTAGCAGACAGAAGGGTTAGAATACGCGGGAGGTTTGCGAGGAACAGTAATTCTTGTGCGGAAGGAATGGCAGCAGCGAAGAAGAACGAATATCCCCAGCTCGAAAAAGACTTGTTCTTCGGCGATGATGTTCAG ATGAAGCGAGACGAGGAGGATGAGTGGGTGCAGGAGGCATTGGCAGATCTACTCTATTTGCCGTACACGTCGGCGGCAGTGGGCGATAGATATCTCGGAGCATACGAGACCATGCTCTGA